The segment TCCAGCGGAGATTGGGTGTCTTAAAAGTCTGGAGTATCTAGATCTCTCTTTTAACAAGATCAAGAGTTTGCCTGACGAGATAAGTTATCTGACTTCATTGATGTTCTTGAAGGTTGCTCACAACAGGCTGATTGAGCTACCATCGGTTTTAGCTTTACTACAAAACTTGGAAAGCCTGGACGTATCAAACAACCGGTTAAGAACTCTGGATCCTCTCGATCTAAGCGTAATGCCTAGTCTTCAGATTTTAAATTTACAGGTACTTCTTGTCCTCTCTCTGGTTCTGCACTATATTGCTTTATTATTAGGATATATACTTACTTCAGGAGTTCACCAGATTCTTTGTTCTGACAGAGCTttcttggatttttttttgtttgtttgaagtACAATAGGCTCCCGAGTAATTGCTGTATACCTGCATGGATGGAATGTAATTTGGGAGGGAACTATGAAGAGATGGGAGTTTATACTTACAGCTCTATAGTTGAAATGGATATGTATGAAGACAACACCATACCTGTTACTCATAAAGGTGAGAGTTTAATATTCATTTCCTTTGTATCGATACTTCTTtgcttctgaattttatttgttatactCAATTGGTGAATTCTCTGTTTCTTTGTTTGTACGTAGGTGTATGTGGGGGTTCCTTCCAATGGTAGATGCGTCTCAGCTCGAAAATCAGTTATGAGGTGGAAGCGGAAACATCATTACGTCCAAAAGGACCGCTTGAACACCAACAAGAAATGGAAAGGTGAAGTCCCACCTGAGGGATTAAATCTGAAGAAGATGtacaaagtcagagaaactAGAAAACAGGAGATGAGTGTTTCCGAGAACAGTGACAAAGGTTCAGTTGATATCATCTGCTTGGATGACAATGATAAACTGTTAGACGACGCCGAAATAGAAGATTCTGTCACTACCTCTCAAGATGAAGAGAGCAGTTTGAAAGCTGATTTGGTTTCTGAAAATTCCCAATGTGTGGAAAACCAATCAACGAGCGAAAAAGATAGAAAGGAGTGTTGTGAGATTAAGGCATCTTCTCCCTCTCCAGGAGATGCAGACTATAGTTCTTCTTCAGagagaaagaaaccaaatcacaGTTCGAAGAGATGCTCTGACAAGTACCTGGATAACCCAAAAGGTTCTAAATGCCATAAACCATCTTCAGACATTGCTAATGTGTCTCACAAATACAGCAGCAATTCGTTTTGCAGCACAGAAGATTTTCTTCCTGACGGATTTTTCGATGCTGGACGAGATAGGCCCTTTATGCCTCTTAGTAAGTATGAGGAAGTCTTGCCTCTTGATTCACGTGAAGTCATACTCCTGGACAGGTAATTATATCGACTAGAACTATCATTTATACTTATCCAGATAATAGAAGCTAACTGTGCCTATTCTTTTTCTTATGTTAAGGGCAAAGGATGAAGTTTTGGATGCAATAACTCTCTCTGCTCGAGCCTTGGTAGCTAGAATGAAGATATTGAACTGTCCACCTGCAGATGTAGATCAAGTCTCCGTTAACAACTTGCAGGTCGCATCATATCTTGCTCTTTTTGTGTCCAATCATTTTGGGGGAAGCGACAGAACTGCTATTGTTGAAAGAACCCGGAAGGTTGCACTGTCTGGTACAAACTACCAGAAACCTTTTGTTTGCACCTGTGTGACTGGGAATCAAGACGATTTGGCTGCTCTCAACAAACAAGTTTCTGCAACGACGGTCCAAGATGTCAATTTCTCTGATGTATGTGAAAAATCCTTGCGTTCTATTAAGTCCAAGCGAAACTCTATAGTGGTTCCTCTAGGAAAACTACAGTTTGGCATATGTAGACACAGGGCCTTGCTCATGAAGTTCCTTTGTGATCGTATGGAACCTCTGGTGCCTTGTGAGCTTGTTAGAGGTTATCTAGACTTCACGCCTCATGCCTGGAACATTGTTCCTGTAAAGCGAGGTGACTCATGGGTTCGGATGGTGATCGATGCTTGCCGTCCTCATGACATTAGGGAAGACACAGATCAAGAATATTTATGCCGGTAATAACTTCTCGACTCTCTTATTACCAATGTATGTTGTCTGCTAAGTTTTGTACTAACTAATCCCTCTGTTGTATGTTCTGATTGGTTCAGGTACATTCCTCTTAATCGGCTTAACGAATCCATTTGCAAAAGAGCAAAACTGGAACCAGGATGCTCTTTTCCTTCCCTGTCAACAAGCGAAGGAGAAGAAAGAGCTAATAGTAGTCTTATACGATGCAAGCTAGGCTCCACCGAAGCAGCTGCaaaggtttgattttttttaaccttTCTAGTCTTTCTCCACTTCATGTTTGAGTGAACTTGCTGAATAGTTTGTTATTCTCTTTCTTCAGATGCGTACATTAGAGGTTTCTGGAGCTTCTTTAGATGACATTAGGACTTTTGAGTATACTTGCTTAGGGGAAGTGC is part of the Raphanus sativus cultivar WK10039 chromosome 5, ASM80110v3, whole genome shotgun sequence genome and harbors:
- the LOC108858487 gene encoding uncharacterized protein LOC108858487, with translation MEPKSDDPADLIDDADIDGCNESDSSTVTSLDDESVVDVSGQSLELSLLPGNADDSVEGLYFFRNAFNLIPRSIGGLGRLKKLKFFSNEIDLFPPELGNLVDLEYLQVKISSPGFGDGLAWDKLKGLKELELTKVPKRSSSALTLLSEISGLRSLTRLSVSHFSIRYLPAEIGCLKSLEYLDLSFNKIKSLPDEISYLTSLMFLKVAHNRLIELPSVLALLQNLESLDVSNNRLRTLDPLDLSVMPSLQILNLQYNRLPSNCCIPAWMECNLGGNYEEMGVYTYSSIVEMDMYEDNTIPVTHKGESLIFISFVYVGVPSNGRCVSARKSVMRWKRKHHYVQKDRLNTNKKWKGEVPPEGLNLKKMYKVRETRKQEMSVSENSDKGSVDIICLDDNDKLLDDAEIEDSVTTSQDEESSLKADLVSENSQCVENQSTSEKDRKECCEIKASSPSPGDADYSSSSERKKPNHSSKRCSDKYLDNPKGSKCHKPSSDIANVSHKYSSNSFCSTEDFLPDGFFDAGRDRPFMPLSKYEEVLPLDSREVILLDRAKDEVLDAITLSARALVARMKILNCPPADVDQVSVNNLQVASYLALFVSNHFGGSDRTAIVERTRKVALSGTNYQKPFVCTCVTGNQDDLAALNKQVSATTVQDVNFSDVCEKSLRSIKSKRNSIVVPLGKLQFGICRHRALLMKFLCDRMEPLVPCELVRGYLDFTPHAWNIVPVKRGDSWVRMVIDACRPHDIREDTDQEYLCRYIPLNRLNESICKRAKLEPGCSFPSLSTSEGEERANSSLIRCKLGSTEAAAKMRTLEVSGASLDDIRTFEYTCLGEVRILGALKHDCIVELYGHELSSKWITSEDGNEPRRILQYAILMEHIGGGSLKGHIEKLSEAGKHHVPMDLALSIARDISGALMELHSKDIIHRDVKSENVLIDLDIQKANGEEPVVKLCDFDRAVPLRSHLHGCCIAHVGIHPPNICVGTPRWMAPEVYRAMHEQNFYGLEVDIWSFGCLIFELLTLHIPYFDLSELQIQESLQKGKRPKLPEELETLASETEEEESATKLREEYDLPESDLDTMRFLIDVFHCYTMESPSERLSAEDLHKMILSWSKSKSPTGTSTSSQSSSL